A section of the Mangifera indica cultivar Alphonso chromosome 12, CATAS_Mindica_2.1, whole genome shotgun sequence genome encodes:
- the LOC123193188 gene encoding transmembrane 9 superfamily member 1 has translation MSSFSSAVVRSLSCLFLLLLLSSSLASESDHKYQSDDPVTLWVNKVGPYNNPQETYNYYSLPFCHPTGNPAHKWGGLGEVLGGNELIDSQIDIKFEKNVEKSVICHLELDEAKVKQFKDAIENSYWFEFFMDDLPLWGFVGDLHPDKNSDNGKHVLYTHKNIMVKYNKDQIIHVNLTQENPKPLEAGKLLDMTYSVKWMSTNVTFARRFDVYLDYPFFEHQIHWFSIFNSFMMVIFLTGLVSMILMRTLRNDYAKYAREDDDLETLERDVSEESGWKLVHGDVFRSSRNLVVLSAVVGTGAQLALLVLLVILMAIGGTLYIGRGAIVTTFIVCYALTSFISGYVSGGMYSRHGGKNWIKSMILTASLFPFMCFGIGFVLNTIAIFYGSLAAIPFGTMVVVFVIWAFISFPLALLGTVVGRNWSGAPNNPCRVKTIPRPIPEKKWYLTPSVVSMMGGLLPFGSIFIEMYFVFTSFWNYKVYYVYGFMLLVFLILIIVTVCVTIVGTYFLLNAENYHWQWTSFFSAASTAVYVYLYSIYYYYVKTKMSGFFQTSFYFGYTLMFCLGLGILCGAVGYLGSNLFVRRIYRNIKCD, from the exons TATCAATCAGATGATCCAGTCACACTTTGGGTAAATAAAGTTGGTCCGTATAACAATCCACAAGAAACATACAACTATTACAGCCTTCCATTTTGCCATCCAACTGGTAATCCTGCTCACAAATGGGGTGGCCTTGGTGAGGTCCTGGGAGGGAATGAACTTATTGATAGTCAGATTGACATAAAGTTCGAGA AAAATGTGGAGAAAAGTGTCATCTGTCATTTGGAACTTGATGAAGCAAAGGTCAAACAGTTTAAAGATGCAATTGAGAACAGttattggtttgaatttttcatgg ATGATCTGCCTTTATGGG GCTTTGTTGGTGATCTGCATCCTGATAAGAACAGTGATAATGGCAAGCATGTCTTGTACACCCATAAGAATATTATGGTCAAATACAACAAAGATCAG ATTATTCATGTTAATCTTACTCAAGAGAACCCAAAGCCTCTGGAAGCAGGGAAGCTTCTAGACATGACATACTCTGTCAAATGGATGTCAACTAATGTCACTTTTGCACGTAGATTTGATGTTTATTTGGACTACCCATTCTTTGAGCACCAG ATCCATTGGTTCTCCATTTTCAATTCGTTTATGATGGTTATCTTCCTTACTGGTTTGGTATCGATGATATTGATGCGAACTCTTCGAAATGACTATGCCAAGTATGCTCGCGAAGATGATGATCTGGAGACTTTG GAAAGGGATGTGAGTGAAGAGTCTGGTTGGAAACTTGTTCACGGGGATGTTTTCAGGTCTTCTCGCAATTTGGTTGTGCTTTCAGCTGTTGTTGGCACAGGTGCACAGCTTGCATTGCTTGTCCTCCTCGTTATTCTAATGGCAATTGGGGGAACGTTGTATATTGG GAGAGGAGCAATTGTCACTACTTTCATTGTATGCTATGCTCTTACATCATTCATTTCTGGTTATGTGAGTGGAGGGATGTACTCACGTCATGGGG gTAAAAATTGGATAAAGTCAATGATCCTCACAGCCTCCCTTTTTCCATTTATGTGCTTTGGAATTGGATTTGTTTTGAACACAATTGCTATATTCTATGGATCTTTAGCAGCTATTCCCTTTGGCACAATGGTTGTTGTCTTTGTGATTTGGGCTTTCATTTCTTTCCCTCTGGCACTTCTTGGTACGGTTGTTGGAAGAAATTGGAGTGGTGCTCCAAACAACCCATGTCGTGTGAAGACTATTCCTCGTCCCATTCCTGAGAAGAAATGGTATCTAACCCCTTCTGTGGTCTCAATGATGGGGGGGCTGTTACCTTTTGGCAGCATATTTATTGAGATGTATTTTGTCTTCACGTCTTTCTGGAATTACAAG GTGTACTATGTCTATGGCTTTATGCTGTTGGTTTTTCTGATTCTCATCATCGTAACTGTTTGTGTGACAATTGTGGGAACATATTTCCTATTAAATGCTGAGAATTATCACTGGCAGTGGACATCATTCTTCTCTGCTGCCTCAACAGCTGTCTATGTGTACCTTTACTCAATATATTACTACTATGTGAAGACTAAGATGTCAGGCTTCTTCCAGACCAGCTTCTATTTTGGATACACTTTGATGTTTTGCCTTGGCTTGGGAATCCTCTGTG GAGCTGTTGGCTATCTTGGTTCCAATTTGTTTGTTAGGAGGATTTACAGAAACATCAAGTGTGACTAG